In Microbacterium pumilum, the following proteins share a genomic window:
- a CDS encoding GAF and ANTAR domain-containing protein, giving the protein MVDEFLAAVEALERAADWPERFSEPFVEFLPVTGAAVSTLGETLGSETISATDALAARLDEVQFDLGEGPCWEAMRLAKPVAESAFQSAGPERWPAFAAAVRDEPVSSVFAFPLIVGPLRLGAVDLYSADPVALDASDNRRAATLAEVIGRQVLRGALGSPAVADSLDVNPRSRRTIHQATGIVLAQLGMSADDALLIIQGHAFATNQPMMDVAAEIVDGRLAFHRDNGGIEVVS; this is encoded by the coding sequence ATGGTCGATGAATTCCTGGCAGCAGTGGAAGCGCTCGAGCGCGCCGCCGACTGGCCCGAGCGGTTCAGCGAGCCCTTCGTGGAATTCCTTCCTGTGACGGGGGCTGCCGTCTCGACGCTCGGCGAGACTCTCGGCAGCGAGACGATCTCGGCGACGGACGCGCTCGCGGCGCGACTCGATGAGGTGCAGTTCGACCTCGGAGAGGGACCGTGCTGGGAGGCAATGCGGCTGGCCAAGCCGGTTGCAGAGTCCGCGTTCCAGAGCGCGGGTCCTGAGCGGTGGCCCGCATTCGCCGCAGCTGTTCGAGACGAGCCGGTCAGCTCCGTGTTCGCGTTCCCGCTCATCGTCGGCCCGCTTCGGCTCGGCGCCGTGGACCTGTACTCCGCGGATCCCGTCGCTCTGGACGCCAGCGACAACCGACGCGCCGCGACGCTCGCAGAGGTCATCGGCCGGCAGGTGCTCCGCGGGGCGCTCGGCTCCCCCGCTGTGGCCGACAGCCTCGATGTCAACCCGCGGTCCCGACGCACGATCCACCAGGCGACCGGCATCGTCCTGGCGCAGCTCGGCATGTCGGCGGATGACGCGCTCCTCATCATCCAAGGACACGCGTTCGCGACGAATCAGCCCATGATGGACGTCGCGGCGGAGATCGTCGACGGACGGCTCGCCTTCCATCGCGACAACGGCGGGATAGAGGTGGTGTCATGA
- a CDS encoding ATP-dependent DNA ligase has translation MGKFTYDGIVKVDFEDRLLAHLQLVIGAKMRRGESFHFTWKDDTSIGDGRTTVWIHPRVSLVYKFYGSRKPSINRAWVDALLYTANTPVGLYVVPEPAEYEHANGHAAGEDGHEAH, from the coding sequence ATGGGCAAATTCACGTACGACGGCATCGTCAAAGTCGATTTCGAGGATCGGCTGCTCGCGCACCTGCAGCTCGTGATCGGCGCGAAGATGCGCCGTGGCGAGTCGTTCCACTTCACCTGGAAGGACGACACGAGCATCGGCGACGGTCGCACGACCGTCTGGATCCACCCGAGGGTGTCGCTCGTCTACAAGTTCTACGGGAGTCGCAAGCCGTCGATCAACCGGGCGTGGGTCGATGCGCTGCTCTACACCGCGAACACCCCTGTCGGACTCTACGTCGTGCCCGAGCCGGCGGAGTACGAGCACGCGAACGGCCATGCGGCAGGGGAGGACGGGCATGAAGCGCATTGA
- a CDS encoding PadR family transcriptional regulator — MRIGKDLVAAAATPMVLGILAEGESYGYAILQRVSELSDGELEWSDGMLYPLLHRLERLGHVESAWGASPSGRPRKHYRLSTAGMTVFREQRRQWDVVSRALQKVWSDRPGSGAPFALGVV; from the coding sequence ATGCGGATCGGCAAAGACCTCGTCGCTGCGGCGGCGACGCCCATGGTGCTCGGCATCCTCGCGGAGGGCGAGTCCTACGGTTATGCGATCCTGCAGCGGGTCAGCGAACTCTCGGACGGCGAGCTGGAGTGGAGCGATGGCATGCTCTACCCGCTGCTGCACCGACTCGAGCGGCTCGGCCACGTGGAGTCGGCGTGGGGCGCATCACCGTCGGGACGGCCGCGCAAGCACTATCGGCTGAGCACGGCCGGCATGACGGTGTTCCGCGAGCAGCGTCGGCAGTGGGATGTCGTCAGCCGCGCACTCCAGAAGGTGTGGTCGGACCGACCAGGCTCTGGCGCGCCATTCGCTCTGGGGGTGGTCTGA
- a CDS encoding permease prefix domain 1-containing protein, translating into MDGPVEEQIAAWREFVTARAVMAGDAVELEAHLRDQIDGLEASGLSGDEAFLVAVKRMGRLDELSREFAREHSDRLWKQLVVGGATATERPSTGLALAVALAVGAGLAAQLPRVFGLTYSTAPEVFVSNLPVLVLPFLAAFLMVRRSARIGTILAVAVPFVAAALILNLYPFATDGATFVLASVHAAVALWIVVGIAYVNGDWRSDRARMDFIRFTGEWFVYFVLLGLGGGVLIALTVGLFSAIGMDVTRFVEEWMLPCGIGGAVVIAGWLVEAKQSVIENIAPVLTKVFTPLFTILLLALAVAGLIQGNLVDSDRDLLILFDVTLIVVLALLLYSLSAREPAAAPGWFDRLQLVMVVAALVIDVLLLIAMIGRIGTYGASPNKLASLGLNLILLVNLAGAAWLQFGFVRGRVAYGRLERWQTSYVPVYLVWAVVVVVVFPPLFGFV; encoded by the coding sequence GTGGACGGTCCGGTGGAGGAGCAGATCGCAGCGTGGCGAGAGTTCGTCACCGCCCGCGCGGTGATGGCCGGTGACGCCGTGGAGCTCGAGGCCCACCTGCGCGACCAGATCGACGGCCTCGAGGCATCCGGTCTCTCCGGCGACGAGGCTTTCCTCGTCGCCGTCAAGCGGATGGGCCGGCTCGACGAACTGTCGCGCGAGTTCGCCCGCGAGCACTCCGATCGGCTCTGGAAGCAGCTCGTTGTGGGTGGAGCGACCGCGACGGAGCGTCCCTCGACCGGACTCGCCCTCGCCGTGGCGCTGGCCGTCGGTGCCGGGCTCGCAGCGCAGCTGCCGAGAGTCTTCGGCCTGACCTACAGCACCGCGCCGGAGGTCTTCGTGAGCAACCTGCCGGTGCTGGTGCTGCCGTTCCTGGCGGCGTTCCTGATGGTGCGGCGCTCGGCGCGGATCGGCACGATCCTCGCCGTCGCGGTGCCGTTCGTCGCGGCCGCCCTCATCCTCAACCTCTACCCGTTCGCGACGGATGGCGCCACGTTCGTGCTGGCGTCGGTCCACGCGGCTGTGGCCCTGTGGATCGTGGTCGGAATCGCGTACGTCAACGGAGATTGGCGGTCCGACCGAGCCCGGATGGATTTCATCCGATTCACGGGGGAATGGTTCGTGTACTTCGTGCTTCTCGGCCTCGGCGGTGGAGTGCTCATCGCCCTCACGGTCGGGCTCTTCAGCGCGATCGGCATGGATGTCACGCGCTTCGTCGAGGAATGGATGCTGCCGTGCGGCATCGGCGGCGCCGTCGTGATCGCGGGCTGGCTCGTGGAGGCGAAACAGAGCGTCATAGAGAACATCGCGCCGGTGCTCACGAAGGTCTTCACTCCGCTGTTCACCATCCTGCTCCTCGCGCTCGCGGTGGCCGGGCTGATCCAGGGAAACCTCGTCGACTCGGACCGCGACCTGCTCATCCTGTTCGACGTGACGCTCATCGTCGTGCTCGCGCTGCTGCTCTACTCGCTGTCTGCCCGCGAGCCCGCCGCGGCACCTGGTTGGTTCGATCGGCTCCAACTGGTGATGGTGGTCGCCGCCCTCGTCATCGACGTGCTGCTGCTCATCGCGATGATCGGTCGTATCGGAACATACGGCGCGAGCCCCAACAAGCTCGCCTCGCTCGGGCTCAACCTCATCCTGCTGGTGAACCTCGCCGGCGCGGCGTGGCTCCAATTCGGGTTCGTGCGCGGCCGGGTCGCCTACGGCCGCCTTGAGCGGTGGCAGACCTCCTACGTCCCGGTGTACCTGGTGTGGGCTGTGGTCGTGGTCGTCGTGTTCCCCCCGCTGTTCGGCTTCGTGTAG
- a CDS encoding SufS family cysteine desulfurase, translating into MDTTIPAASPLVDIRAGFPLLSAHPERVYLDSAATSQRPQAVIDAETAFIRDSYAAVHRGSSIATGDATTAFEAARETVATFVGAAPAEIVWTENATDALNVVALGMSDASLGLGGDRFALEAGDEILITEAEHHANLIPWQRLVARTGATLRWVPVDEHGEWSIDDLAAAVGSRTRVVAFAHVSNVTGSIAPVADVAAIARRAGALTVLDACQSVPHQSIDFHALGVDFAAFSSHKMLGPTGIGALWGRTELLDELPPARTGGSTITTVTMEKTEFLPAPQRFEAGTQPVSQAVGFAAAADFLTELGHDAILEHEERMTELLVDAVVSTPGVTLVGPRPGRRRASLASFIVDGVHAHDVGQFLDDRGITVRTGHHCAQPLHRRLGVAATARASAYVYTTADDVEQLRLALAEVRAFFGADR; encoded by the coding sequence GTGGACACCACCATCCCGGCGGCCTCGCCGCTCGTCGACATCCGTGCCGGCTTCCCGCTGCTCAGTGCGCATCCCGAGCGGGTGTACCTCGACTCGGCGGCCACGTCGCAGCGGCCCCAAGCCGTCATCGATGCCGAGACAGCCTTCATCCGCGACTCCTACGCCGCCGTGCACCGCGGATCGAGCATCGCGACCGGCGACGCGACGACCGCGTTCGAGGCTGCACGCGAGACCGTCGCGACATTCGTGGGCGCCGCACCCGCCGAGATCGTGTGGACCGAGAACGCCACAGACGCGCTCAACGTCGTCGCCCTCGGCATGTCGGACGCCTCGCTGGGGCTGGGTGGCGACCGGTTCGCCCTGGAGGCCGGCGACGAGATCCTGATCACCGAGGCGGAGCACCACGCCAACCTCATCCCGTGGCAGCGTCTTGTCGCGCGTACGGGTGCGACGCTGCGATGGGTTCCCGTCGACGAGCACGGCGAATGGTCGATCGACGACCTCGCCGCCGCAGTGGGTTCGCGCACCCGCGTCGTCGCCTTCGCCCACGTGTCGAACGTCACGGGCAGCATCGCTCCGGTCGCGGATGTCGCCGCGATCGCTCGCAGGGCGGGCGCGCTGACCGTGCTCGACGCCTGCCAGTCGGTGCCGCACCAGTCCATCGACTTCCACGCGCTCGGCGTCGATTTCGCGGCGTTCTCGTCGCACAAGATGCTGGGGCCGACCGGCATCGGCGCGCTGTGGGGACGCACCGAACTGCTGGATGAACTGCCGCCTGCGCGCACCGGCGGGTCGACCATCACGACGGTCACGATGGAGAAGACCGAGTTCCTGCCCGCGCCCCAGCGATTCGAGGCTGGGACGCAGCCCGTGAGCCAGGCGGTCGGCTTCGCGGCGGCAGCGGACTTCCTGACCGAGCTCGGCCACGATGCGATCCTCGAGCACGAAGAGCGGATGACGGAGCTGCTGGTCGACGCGGTCGTCTCGACACCCGGCGTCACGCTCGTCGGCCCGCGGCCAGGCAGGCGCAGGGCGTCGCTCGCGAGCTTCATCGTCGACGGCGTGCACGCGCATGACGTCGGGCAGTTCCTCGACGATCGCGGCATCACGGTGCGCACCGGGCATCACTGCGCTCAGCCGTTGCACCGTCGACTCGGAGTGGCGGCCACCGCACGCGCCAGCGCCTACGTGTACACGACCGCGGACGACGTCGAGCAGCTGCGGCTCGCCCTCGCCGAGGTCCGCGCCTTCTTCGGAGCGGACCGATGA
- the sufU gene encoding Fe-S cluster assembly sulfur transfer protein SufU produces the protein MSDLENLYREVLLDHSRRPEGRGDISGFAVTHHELNPSCGDEITLGMSLAADGTIDAIGWEGQGCSISTASASIMTGLLEGEHTETAREMIGEFRAMLRSPGAEPPERLGDAAAFQGVARYVMRVKCAMLAWVAAEACLLQLGAADEPQSSQA, from the coding sequence ATGAGCGATCTCGAGAACCTCTATCGCGAAGTGCTCCTCGACCACTCGCGACGCCCGGAAGGGCGAGGCGACATCAGCGGCTTCGCCGTCACCCACCATGAGCTCAACCCCTCGTGCGGAGACGAGATCACACTCGGGATGTCGCTCGCCGCCGACGGCACGATCGACGCGATCGGGTGGGAGGGGCAGGGATGCAGCATCTCCACCGCGTCGGCGTCGATCATGACCGGGCTTCTGGAGGGCGAGCACACCGAGACCGCGCGCGAGATGATCGGCGAGTTCCGGGCCATGCTCCGTTCGCCGGGCGCCGAGCCGCCGGAGCGTCTCGGCGACGCCGCGGCGTTCCAGGGCGTCGCGCGCTACGTCATGCGCGTCAAGTGCGCGATGCTCGCGTGGGTCGCCGCCGAGGCGTGCCTGCTGCAGCTCGGTGCGGCGGACGAACCGCAGTCGAGCCAGGCCTAG
- a CDS encoding DNA starvation/stationary phase protection protein: protein MATATKTQTPARNKRRPARSGAELTKEQNSESGFTASQQLSEKLQNVLVDLIELGSQGKQAHWNVVGKNFRDTHRQLDEIIDAAREFSDTIAERMRALHALPDGRSDTVAETTTLPEFPQGEIDTAEVIDLTTERLEAVIGTCRDVHDEVDDEDPTSADILHAILERLEQFAWMVSAENRKPAAKR, encoded by the coding sequence ATGGCGACTGCCACGAAGACCCAGACCCCTGCCCGCAACAAGCGACGCCCTGCCCGAAGCGGTGCCGAGCTCACCAAGGAGCAGAACTCCGAGAGCGGCTTCACCGCCTCGCAGCAACTGAGTGAGAAGCTCCAGAACGTGCTCGTCGACCTCATCGAACTCGGATCGCAGGGCAAGCAGGCGCACTGGAACGTCGTCGGCAAGAACTTCCGCGACACGCACCGGCAGCTCGACGAGATCATCGATGCCGCGCGCGAGTTCAGCGACACGATCGCCGAGCGGATGCGGGCGCTGCACGCGCTGCCCGACGGGCGCAGCGACACGGTCGCCGAGACGACGACCCTGCCCGAATTCCCGCAGGGCGAGATCGACACCGCCGAGGTCATCGACCTCACCACCGAGCGTCTCGAGGCGGTCATCGGCACGTGCCGCGACGTTCACGACGAGGTGGATGACGAAGACCCGACGAGCGCCGACATCCTGCACGCGATCCTGGAGCGTCTCGAGCAGTTCGCCTGGATGGTCTCGGCCGAGAACCGCAAGCCGGCCGCCAAACGCTGA
- the nhaA gene encoding Na+/H+ antiporter NhaA translates to MTHLTLTLIERSPDPERPAERPRRSIADRIRNVGTARMAALALVLATIAAIVWVNVSSASYHGFWETHLVIGIEDFQLEFTLHALVNEALMAIFFFTVGLEVRREFAIGELTSWSRAVVPVFAAIAGLVIPALVFVAFNLDSGAAGAWGVVISTDTAFLVGALALVGPKAPGRLRVFLLALAVVDDIGALSIIAVVYTEDFNPLPLIVAAVGLAGIYFTRYLRSGRGPIYVTLAIIVWLAFFASGVHPTLAGVAVALLIPVYRPDRRAVEQALELARTFQQSPNTQYARAAANSLRESISINERLQAAYAPYVAFVILPLFALANAGVELSPEILARAMVSPLTWGIVAALVVGKFIGVFGAAAFMKLTRIGTFGAGLSLDRVAGGAALCGIGFTISLFIVELAVEPSMRNDARVGVLSASVIAFVLATVIFRISDAVRPPDESLKLLVRPVDAKRDHISGPVDAPLTIVEYGDFQCSFCSRASGSIDEVREQLGDRLRYVWRHAPLTSYHPNALAAAEAAEAAGRQNAFAAFGKSLFADQERQLPSDIMRRASELGLDMPRFEEDLRSPDVTGRVRDDMLDAEAMDITAVPTFYINGRRHVGPYDAQSLIRALEASE, encoded by the coding sequence ATGACGCACCTCACCCTCACGCTCATCGAGCGCTCGCCGGACCCGGAGCGGCCGGCGGAGCGCCCACGCCGATCGATCGCCGACCGCATCCGCAATGTGGGCACCGCGCGGATGGCCGCACTCGCACTCGTGCTCGCGACGATCGCAGCGATCGTCTGGGTCAACGTCTCGAGTGCGTCCTACCACGGCTTCTGGGAGACGCACCTCGTCATCGGGATCGAGGACTTCCAGCTCGAGTTCACGCTCCACGCCCTCGTGAATGAGGCGCTGATGGCGATCTTCTTCTTCACCGTAGGGCTCGAGGTGCGTCGCGAGTTCGCCATCGGCGAGCTGACGAGCTGGTCGCGAGCCGTCGTGCCGGTGTTCGCGGCGATCGCGGGGCTTGTGATCCCGGCCCTCGTCTTCGTCGCGTTCAATCTCGACTCGGGCGCGGCAGGGGCGTGGGGCGTCGTCATCTCCACCGACACCGCGTTCCTCGTCGGCGCACTCGCCCTCGTCGGCCCCAAGGCGCCCGGGCGGCTGCGGGTGTTCCTCCTCGCCCTGGCGGTCGTCGACGACATCGGCGCGCTGAGCATCATCGCCGTCGTCTACACCGAGGACTTCAACCCGCTGCCGCTCATCGTCGCGGCGGTGGGCCTCGCGGGCATCTACTTCACGCGGTACCTCCGGAGCGGTCGCGGGCCGATCTACGTGACCCTGGCGATCATCGTGTGGCTCGCGTTCTTCGCCTCGGGCGTGCACCCCACGCTCGCCGGGGTCGCCGTCGCGCTGCTGATACCGGTGTACCGGCCCGACCGCCGCGCGGTCGAACAGGCGCTGGAGCTCGCCCGCACCTTCCAGCAGTCCCCCAACACCCAGTACGCGCGAGCCGCGGCGAACAGCCTGCGCGAATCGATCTCGATCAACGAGCGGCTGCAGGCCGCGTACGCGCCCTACGTCGCCTTCGTCATCCTGCCTCTCTTCGCCCTCGCCAACGCCGGGGTCGAGCTGAGTCCCGAGATCCTGGCACGGGCGATGGTCTCGCCGCTGACCTGGGGCATCGTCGCGGCGCTCGTGGTCGGCAAGTTCATCGGCGTGTTCGGCGCGGCGGCCTTCATGAAGCTCACGCGGATCGGCACGTTCGGCGCCGGGCTCTCGCTCGATCGCGTCGCAGGCGGGGCCGCGCTGTGCGGCATCGGGTTCACGATCTCGCTCTTCATCGTCGAACTGGCCGTCGAGCCGTCGATGCGCAACGACGCGCGGGTGGGTGTGCTGTCGGCATCCGTCATCGCGTTCGTGCTGGCGACCGTGATCTTCCGAATCTCGGATGCGGTTCGCCCGCCGGACGAGAGCCTCAAACTGCTGGTGCGTCCGGTCGATGCGAAACGGGACCACATCTCGGGCCCGGTCGATGCGCCGCTCACCATCGTGGAGTACGGCGACTTCCAGTGCTCGTTCTGCTCGCGGGCGTCAGGCTCGATCGACGAGGTCCGAGAGCAGCTGGGCGACCGGCTGCGCTACGTCTGGCGCCACGCGCCGCTCACGAGCTACCACCCGAATGCTCTCGCCGCAGCCGAAGCCGCCGAGGCCGCCGGGCGTCAGAACGCCTTCGCCGCGTTCGGCAAGAGCCTCTTCGCCGATCAGGAGCGGCAGCTGCCGTCCGACATCATGCGTCGTGCGTCCGAGCTCGGGCTCGACATGCCGCGCTTCGAGGAGGACCTGCGCTCGCCCGACGTGACCGGTCGCGTCCGCGACGACATGCTCGATGCCGAGGCCATGGACATCACGGCCGTGCCGACGTTCTACATCAACGGTCGCCGCCACGTCGGCCCCTACGACGCGCAGTCGCTCATTCGCGCGCTCGAGGCTTCCGAATAG
- a CDS encoding SLC13 family permease, with amino-acid sequence MDPVVATLVILGLAIVAFASNRLPLGVVSIGVSLALFFTGVLSLAQALAGFGDPTVLFIASLFVVSESLDATGVTAWAGQKVIARAGTKRLSLLIVICVLVAATTALISINGAVAALLPLVVVVAARAGIKTSQLLMPLAFAASAGSLLLLTGTPVNIIVSEFAAENGGRAFGYLEFALVGVPLVIVTVAFIALFGRRLLPERNGGQMPLDLVRHARLLRQQYSLTLDTGVIMSPQNGVTEVVIPPRSPLIGTKVYSGMATPDGELVILAARRGDDELKGRDVVIQAGDALLLQGSWDELTRHAESAGVLVVDSPARLRRSVPLGRGAKRAIIVLAAMVALLATGVVPPAVAGLLAAVALVLTRTVSPAQAYRSISWTTVVLIAGMIPLSTAFIETGTADLVAGWLLAIIGDSSPYVALAVLFVLTLVLGQVISNTATVLILAPVAVSLAIAMDVSVQPFMMGLTVIAAAAFLTPIATPANLMVMEPGGYRFGDYWKLGLPLSVIFLLFAVFYVPLVWPF; translated from the coding sequence GTGGATCCCGTGGTCGCGACGCTCGTCATCCTGGGGCTCGCGATCGTCGCGTTCGCGAGCAATCGCCTGCCGCTCGGAGTCGTCTCGATCGGCGTCTCGCTCGCGCTCTTCTTCACCGGTGTGCTCAGCCTCGCGCAGGCGCTCGCGGGCTTCGGCGATCCCACCGTCCTGTTCATCGCATCCCTCTTCGTGGTGAGCGAATCCCTCGATGCCACGGGGGTCACCGCGTGGGCCGGGCAGAAGGTCATCGCGCGCGCCGGCACGAAGCGTCTGTCGCTGCTGATCGTCATCTGCGTGCTCGTGGCCGCCACCACGGCGCTCATCAGCATCAACGGCGCGGTCGCCGCGCTGCTGCCTCTCGTCGTCGTGGTCGCGGCGCGCGCCGGGATCAAGACCTCGCAGCTGCTCATGCCGCTGGCGTTCGCCGCATCCGCCGGATCGCTGCTGCTGCTCACCGGAACGCCGGTCAACATCATCGTGTCGGAGTTCGCGGCCGAGAACGGCGGACGCGCCTTCGGCTACCTCGAGTTCGCACTCGTCGGCGTGCCGCTGGTGATCGTCACGGTCGCCTTCATCGCGCTCTTCGGACGCCGACTGCTCCCCGAGCGCAACGGCGGGCAGATGCCGCTCGACCTCGTGCGACACGCGCGGCTGCTGCGGCAGCAGTACTCCCTCACCCTCGACACCGGGGTGATCATGAGCCCGCAGAACGGAGTGACGGAGGTCGTCATCCCACCTCGCTCGCCGCTCATCGGCACGAAGGTCTACTCCGGCATGGCGACGCCCGATGGCGAACTCGTGATCCTGGCCGCGCGGCGCGGTGATGACGAGCTCAAGGGGCGGGATGTCGTCATCCAAGCGGGCGACGCACTGCTCCTCCAGGGGTCATGGGATGAGCTGACCCGTCACGCCGAGTCGGCGGGTGTGCTCGTGGTCGACTCCCCGGCGCGGCTCCGCCGATCGGTTCCGCTCGGGCGAGGAGCGAAGCGCGCCATCATCGTCCTCGCCGCGATGGTCGCACTGCTCGCGACGGGCGTCGTCCCGCCCGCCGTCGCGGGTCTGCTGGCAGCGGTCGCACTCGTCCTCACCCGAACGGTGTCGCCCGCCCAGGCGTACCGGTCGATCTCGTGGACCACGGTTGTGCTGATCGCCGGAATGATCCCGCTGTCGACCGCCTTCATCGAGACCGGCACGGCGGATCTCGTCGCCGGATGGCTGCTGGCGATCATCGGCGATTCGAGCCCGTATGTCGCGCTCGCCGTCCTGTTCGTGCTGACACTCGTGCTCGGCCAGGTCATCAGCAACACCGCGACGGTGCTGATCCTCGCCCCCGTCGCGGTGTCACTGGCCATCGCGATGGACGTGTCGGTGCAGCCTTTCATGATGGGGCTGACCGTCATCGCGGCTGCCGCGTTCCTCACGCCCATCGCGACTCCCGCGAACCTCATGGTGATGGAGCCGGGCGGCTACAGGTTCGGCGACTACTGGAAGCTCGGACTGCCGCTGTCGGTGATCTTCCTGCTCTTCGCGGTGTTCTACGTGCCGCTGGTCTGGCCGTTCTGA
- a CDS encoding SDR family NAD(P)-dependent oxidoreductase, translated as MATTKPLTGDTSIADWLADPTGSAILTDMLAQGGQSPDVFKPVRRLAIKRLVKMSRGAFTQEMLDDLVSRAAAGEVPDGTLIVEVAAADDLEADATPTVQLREWTERINAGRFTGKTVIVTGAGSGIGRATASRVAREGGRVIAVDVSQDRLDEFVADHSGADIVSLTADITDDAGVARIVAAAGDTIDALANIAGIMDDMTPVGDLSDAVWERVMRVNVTGTMKLTRAVIPAMLAQGGGSIVNTASEAALRGSAAGAAYTASKHAVVGLTKSSAFMYGPSGIRVNAVAPGPTITNIEATFGSPLGAERIQFGMSILPDAAEAEALAASITFLLSDDGVNVNGVVLASDNGWSAA; from the coding sequence ATGGCAACCACCAAGCCGCTTACGGGCGACACCTCGATCGCCGACTGGCTCGCAGACCCGACGGGCAGCGCGATCCTCACCGACATGCTCGCCCAGGGCGGCCAGTCGCCCGACGTGTTCAAGCCCGTCCGGCGCCTCGCCATAAAGCGACTCGTCAAGATGAGCCGGGGCGCGTTCACCCAGGAGATGCTCGACGACCTCGTCAGCCGTGCGGCAGCGGGCGAAGTTCCCGACGGAACGCTCATCGTCGAGGTCGCCGCCGCCGACGACCTCGAAGCGGATGCCACGCCGACCGTGCAGCTGCGCGAATGGACCGAGCGGATCAACGCCGGCCGCTTCACGGGCAAGACGGTCATCGTGACCGGTGCCGGGTCCGGCATCGGCCGGGCGACGGCATCCCGCGTCGCCCGCGAAGGCGGACGCGTGATCGCGGTGGACGTCAGCCAGGACCGTTTGGACGAGTTCGTCGCCGATCACTCGGGCGCCGACATTGTCTCGCTGACCGCCGACATCACCGACGATGCCGGTGTCGCCCGCATCGTGGCGGCCGCCGGCGACACGATCGACGCGCTCGCCAACATCGCCGGGATCATGGACGACATGACGCCCGTCGGTGACCTCTCGGATGCCGTCTGGGAGCGCGTCATGCGCGTCAACGTGACGGGCACGATGAAGCTCACCCGTGCCGTCATCCCCGCGATGCTCGCTCAGGGCGGCGGCTCGATCGTCAACACGGCGTCCGAAGCTGCGCTGCGCGGCTCGGCGGCCGGTGCGGCGTACACGGCATCGAAGCACGCCGTCGTCGGACTCACGAAGTCCAGCGCCTTCATGTACGGCCCGAGCGGCATCCGCGTCAATGCGGTCGCGCCCGGCCCCACCATCACGAACATCGAGGCGACCTTCGGCTCGCCTCTCGGCGCAGAGCGCATCCAGTTCGGGATGTCGATCCTGCCCGACGCGGCAGAGGCCGAGGCCCTCGCGGCATCCATCACGTTCCTGCTGAGCGATGACGGCGTCAACGTGAACGGCGTCGTCCTCGCGAGTGACAACGGCTGGTCCGCCGCCTGA
- a CDS encoding TetR/AcrR family transcriptional regulator yields MPSPTKATPTKATPKRNRGPAAGPDNRRALIAAAREVYAESGLTVPFSAVAKRAGVGQGSLYRHFPDRTALAVAVFEENVGDLEEYASAEGRTIDDLLGRVVDQAIVSTAFIELITADLHDPRVVPLGLRFNGVVSRLVDRERAAGHIGEHVEPEDVALATGMLATELARADPAQRAEVARRARRLFAAAFAPR; encoded by the coding sequence GTGCCGTCCCCCACGAAAGCGACTCCCACGAAAGCGACTCCCAAGCGCAACCGCGGTCCGGCCGCCGGGCCGGACAATCGGCGCGCTCTCATCGCCGCCGCGCGGGAGGTCTACGCCGAATCCGGTCTGACCGTGCCCTTCAGCGCGGTCGCGAAGCGTGCGGGGGTCGGGCAGGGGAGTCTCTATCGTCACTTTCCCGACCGCACGGCGCTCGCGGTCGCCGTCTTCGAGGAGAACGTCGGCGACCTCGAGGAGTATGCGTCCGCGGAAGGTCGGACGATCGACGATCTGCTCGGTCGCGTCGTCGATCAGGCGATCGTCTCGACCGCCTTCATCGAGCTCATCACCGCGGACCTGCACGACCCGCGTGTGGTTCCGCTCGGACTGCGCTTCAACGGCGTCGTGAGCCGACTCGTCGACCGGGAGCGGGCAGCCGGACACATCGGCGAGCATGTCGAGCCGGAGGATGTCGCACTGGCGACGGGCATGCTCGCGACTGAGCTCGCCCGAGCGGATCCCGCACAGCGGGCGGAGGTCGCGAGGCGCGCGCGGAGGCTCTTCGCCGCCGCGTTCGCGCCTCGCTGA
- a CDS encoding ATP-dependent DNA ligase: MGRFIYDTAGNSVDIDDRTLAHLRIVVMNKLRRSESFMFDVEIGDGSGRRSFWIHESVPLQFHFFGSRPPRINRVWIEELMQAASSPNGLSITPEPTEDSAPAPE, encoded by the coding sequence ATGGGCAGGTTCATCTATGACACGGCGGGGAACTCCGTCGACATCGACGACAGGACGCTCGCCCACCTCCGCATCGTCGTGATGAACAAATTACGTCGCTCGGAGTCGTTCATGTTCGACGTCGAGATCGGCGACGGCAGTGGGCGTCGCAGCTTCTGGATCCATGAGTCGGTGCCGCTGCAGTTCCATTTCTTCGGAAGCCGACCGCCTCGGATCAACCGGGTCTGGATCGAAGAGCTCATGCAGGCGGCGAGCAGCCCGAATGGGCTCAGCATCACGCCCGAGCCCACCGAAGACAGCGCGCCCGCGCCGGAGTGA